One genomic segment of Gemmatimonadaceae bacterium includes these proteins:
- the dnaJ gene encoding molecular chaperone DnaJ translates to MADFYVTLGVPRDASDEDIKKAYRKLAMVNHPDRNNGSPAAEEKFKEIIEAYDVLRDSSKRAMYDRYGEAGLRSGAGGFHHVDLSEALNIFMRDLGGMSGFGDLFGAQQRGGRTEARKGSDVRITMPLTLAEVERGVERAVTAKLLTSCDRCNGTGADEGTSATRCTTCVGTGEVRRAQKSFFGQVISVTACPACAGEGTLIASPCRKCRGEGRLRQEESVTIKVPAGVATGQYMTMRSAGNVGPRGGAKGDILVVFEVREDARFERDGEDLYCEVLVTYAQLVLGADVQVPTVSASVALHVPERTESGQVFHLRGRGLPRVNASGTGDLHVRLQLHTPEQLTAEEETLIRRLGELQVAPSERNAKGFWSKVKESLGA, encoded by the coding sequence ATGGCTGATTTTTACGTAACCCTCGGCGTTCCGCGCGACGCCTCTGACGAAGACATCAAAAAGGCGTACCGAAAGCTGGCGATGGTCAACCACCCTGACCGGAATAACGGATCACCGGCGGCGGAGGAAAAGTTCAAAGAGATCATCGAAGCCTACGACGTGCTGCGAGACTCGTCCAAACGCGCGATGTACGATCGGTATGGCGAAGCCGGACTTCGTTCGGGGGCGGGCGGATTCCACCATGTGGATCTGAGCGAAGCGCTGAATATTTTCATGCGTGACCTGGGAGGCATGTCTGGTTTTGGAGACCTCTTCGGTGCGCAGCAGCGAGGCGGCAGGACTGAGGCTCGCAAGGGATCTGACGTCCGCATCACGATGCCCCTCACGCTGGCTGAAGTAGAGAGGGGGGTCGAGCGAGCGGTCACCGCGAAACTGCTGACGAGCTGCGACCGCTGCAACGGTACGGGCGCCGACGAAGGAACATCGGCCACACGCTGCACCACTTGCGTAGGTACGGGTGAAGTCCGCCGAGCCCAGAAGTCTTTCTTCGGGCAGGTGATCAGCGTCACCGCGTGTCCAGCCTGTGCCGGTGAGGGCACCCTCATCGCATCGCCGTGCCGGAAATGCAGAGGTGAGGGGCGGCTGCGCCAGGAGGAGAGCGTCACTATCAAGGTGCCTGCGGGTGTAGCGACGGGGCAGTACATGACAATGCGATCGGCAGGGAACGTCGGACCGCGCGGAGGGGCGAAGGGAGATATTCTGGTCGTCTTCGAGGTAAGAGAAGATGCGAGGTTTGAGCGCGACGGAGAAGACCTGTATTGCGAGGTCCTCGTCACTTACGCGCAGTTGGTGCTTGGCGCCGACGTTCAGGTGCCGACAGTCTCCGCCAGTGTCGCGCTACATGTGCCCGAACGCACTGAGAGCGGTCAGGTGTTTCATCTCCGGGGACGCGGTTTGCCACGGGTGAATGCATCCGGCACTGGTGATCTGCACGTACGGCTTCAGCTGCACACACCGGAGCAACTCACAGCCGAAGAGGAAACGCTCATCCGGCGGCTCGGCGAATTGCAGGTCGCCCCGTCGGAGCGGAACGCGAAAGGCTTCTGGTCGAAGGTCAAGGAGTCGCTGGGTGCATGA
- the hrcA gene encoding heat-inducible transcriptional repressor HrcA translates to MAFPELSERERRVLEAVIQSYVETAQPAGSNAIARRFGLGVSSATIRNTMSDLEEKGLLYHPHTSAGRVPTDVAYRVYVNSLIPLPSATLRDREQLSAHIAAGGSAVDGIIRRAAQSLGVITQELGIALGPRLDASILERLDLVRLSSDRLLLALTLAGGAVRTIFVEAKGEIADAAIAEVTRLLNERIGGLTLRQIRTSVGERLRDSDPTRDAAELLNVFIEEGDQLFDSAMQGSDETVLLGKPSLLADQPEFASVDSMRKLVALTETSEHLADLLRSRSETPGITITIGNEHQDPKLENFTIVTAQYRSGAVTGVIGVIGPTRMPYDKVISLVTHTSRLLTDLLD, encoded by the coding sequence ATGGCCTTTCCCGAGCTGAGCGAGCGAGAGCGCCGGGTACTCGAGGCGGTGATCCAGTCGTACGTCGAAACCGCTCAACCTGCCGGGTCCAACGCGATCGCGCGCAGGTTCGGGCTCGGCGTATCATCGGCTACGATTCGCAACACGATGAGCGATCTCGAGGAAAAGGGATTGCTCTATCACCCGCATACATCAGCGGGCCGCGTTCCTACGGACGTGGCGTACCGCGTATACGTGAACTCGCTGATTCCGCTCCCTTCGGCGACGCTGCGTGACCGGGAGCAGCTCAGTGCACACATCGCCGCCGGCGGCTCTGCTGTAGACGGCATAATTCGCCGCGCCGCGCAGAGCCTCGGCGTTATCACACAGGAGCTGGGGATTGCTCTTGGGCCCCGGCTCGACGCCAGCATACTCGAGCGTCTCGATCTGGTACGTCTTTCCTCAGACCGCCTGCTCCTGGCGCTCACACTCGCGGGTGGTGCGGTGCGCACCATCTTCGTGGAAGCAAAAGGTGAAATTGCCGACGCCGCGATTGCCGAAGTGACGCGATTGCTGAATGAGAGAATTGGAGGACTGACGTTGCGCCAGATACGCACGTCGGTAGGCGAACGGCTTCGCGACTCTGATCCCACCCGCGACGCAGCCGAGCTGCTGAATGTCTTTATCGAGGAGGGCGATCAGCTCTTCGATTCGGCAATGCAGGGATCGGACGAAACGGTTCTGCTGGGCAAGCCGTCGCTTCTTGCCGATCAACCAGAGTTCGCGAGCGTCGACAGCATGCGCAAGCTCGTCGCACTTACCGAGACGAGCGAACATCTTGCTGATCTTCTGCGGAGCCGCAGTGAAACCCCTGGTATCACGATCACCATCGGAAACGAGCACCAGGATCCAAAGCTGGAGAATTTCACTATCGTGACGGCGCAGTATCGCTCCGGCGCCGTTACCGGCGTGATCGGAGTTATCGGCCCCACGCGCATGCCCTATGACAAGGTGATATCGCTTGTGACACACACGTCACGGCTCCTTACCGACTTACTGGATTAA